In a single window of the Zonotrichia leucophrys gambelii isolate GWCS_2022_RI chromosome 2, RI_Zleu_2.0, whole genome shotgun sequence genome:
- the TMEM196 gene encoding transmembrane protein 196 isoform X7, translated as MCTSSQIIGSLLVLSVLEIGLGVSSVAVGAVSFSLVLTEHKPQLGDSSPFLLCGVCGILCAKKKSGLVMILFSACCICGLIGGILNFQFLRALTKKSSALYSLHLTSMSLACIGIGGCTLSSWLTCRLASYEQRRMFSEREHSLHHSHEMAEKEMTDNLSNGGPHLIYNGSVY; from the exons ATGTGCACCAGCAGCCAGATCATCGGGAGCCTCCTGGTGCTCTCCGTGCTGGAGATAGGGTTAGGGGTGTCCAGCGTGGCCGTGGGGGCGGTCAGTTTCAGCCTGGTCCTCACAGAGCATAAACCGCAGCTGGGAGACTCTTCTCCG TTCCTGCTTTGCGGTGTATGCGGAATATTGTGcgccaaaaaaaaatctggactTGTT ATGATACTTTTTTCTGCCTGTTGCATCTGTGGACTAATAGGAGGAATCTtaaattttcaatttcttcGTGCTCTGACAAAGAAGTCATCTGCTCTCTATTCTTTGCATCTTACCTCCATGTCTCTTGCATGCATTGGAATTGGTGGTTGCACCCTTTCTTCATGGCTCACTTGTCGGCTAGCCAGCTATGAACAAAGGAGAATGTTCTCAGAAAGGGAACATTCATTGCATCACTCCCATGAAATGGCAGAAAAA GAAATGACAGACAACCTAAGCAATGGTGGCCCACATCTGATTTATAATGGAAGTGTATattaa
- the TMEM196 gene encoding transmembrane protein 196 isoform X6 produces the protein MCTSSQIIGSLLVLSVLEIGLGVSSVAVGAVSFSLVLTEHKPQLGDSSPVWSGVCFLLCGVCGILCAKKKSGLVMILFSACCICGLIGGILNFQFLRALTKKSSALYSLHLTSMSLACIGIGGCTLSSWLTCRLASYEQRRMFSEREHSLHHSHEMAEKEMTDNLSNGGPHLIYNGSVY, from the exons ATGTGCACCAGCAGCCAGATCATCGGGAGCCTCCTGGTGCTCTCCGTGCTGGAGATAGGGTTAGGGGTGTCCAGCGTGGCCGTGGGGGCGGTCAGTTTCAGCCTGGTCCTCACAGAGCATAAACCGCAGCTGGGAGACTCTTCTCCGGTATGGAGCGGGGTGTGT TTCCTGCTTTGCGGTGTATGCGGAATATTGTGcgccaaaaaaaaatctggactTGTT ATGATACTTTTTTCTGCCTGTTGCATCTGTGGACTAATAGGAGGAATCTtaaattttcaatttcttcGTGCTCTGACAAAGAAGTCATCTGCTCTCTATTCTTTGCATCTTACCTCCATGTCTCTTGCATGCATTGGAATTGGTGGTTGCACCCTTTCTTCATGGCTCACTTGTCGGCTAGCCAGCTATGAACAAAGGAGAATGTTCTCAGAAAGGGAACATTCATTGCATCACTCCCATGAAATGGCAGAAAAA GAAATGACAGACAACCTAAGCAATGGTGGCCCACATCTGATTTATAATGGAAGTGTATattaa
- the TMEM196 gene encoding transmembrane protein 196 isoform X3, with amino-acid sequence MCTSSQIIGSLLVLSVLEIGLGVSSVAVGAVSFSLVLTEHKPQLGDSSPVWSGVCFLLCGVCGILCAKKKSGLVMILFSACCICGLIGGILNFQFLRALTKKSSALYSLHLTSMSLACIGIGGCTLSSWLTCRLASYEQRRMFSEREHSLHHSHEMAEKRLRGIEITDLPSCPVIPPTPELPPRK; translated from the exons ATGTGCACCAGCAGCCAGATCATCGGGAGCCTCCTGGTGCTCTCCGTGCTGGAGATAGGGTTAGGGGTGTCCAGCGTGGCCGTGGGGGCGGTCAGTTTCAGCCTGGTCCTCACAGAGCATAAACCGCAGCTGGGAGACTCTTCTCCGGTATGGAGCGGGGTGTGT TTCCTGCTTTGCGGTGTATGCGGAATATTGTGcgccaaaaaaaaatctggactTGTT ATGATACTTTTTTCTGCCTGTTGCATCTGTGGACTAATAGGAGGAATCTtaaattttcaatttcttcGTGCTCTGACAAAGAAGTCATCTGCTCTCTATTCTTTGCATCTTACCTCCATGTCTCTTGCATGCATTGGAATTGGTGGTTGCACCCTTTCTTCATGGCTCACTTGTCGGCTAGCCAGCTATGAACAAAGGAGAATGTTCTCAGAAAGGGAACATTCATTGCATCACTCCCATGAAATGGCAGAAAAA AGATTGAGGGGTATTGAAATAACCGACCTGCCCAGCTGCCCGGTGATTCCCCCGACACCAGAGTTACCTCCAAG GAAATGA
- the TMEM196 gene encoding transmembrane protein 196 isoform X5: protein MCTSSQIIGSLLVLSVLEIGLGVSSVAVGAVSFSLVLTEHKPQLGDSSPFLLCGVCGILCAKKKSGLVMILFSACCICGLIGGILNFQFLRALTKKSSALYSLHLTSMSLACIGIGGCTLSSWLTCRLASYEQRRMFSEREHSLHHSHEMAEKRLRGIEITDLPSCPVIPPTPELPPRK, encoded by the exons ATGTGCACCAGCAGCCAGATCATCGGGAGCCTCCTGGTGCTCTCCGTGCTGGAGATAGGGTTAGGGGTGTCCAGCGTGGCCGTGGGGGCGGTCAGTTTCAGCCTGGTCCTCACAGAGCATAAACCGCAGCTGGGAGACTCTTCTCCG TTCCTGCTTTGCGGTGTATGCGGAATATTGTGcgccaaaaaaaaatctggactTGTT ATGATACTTTTTTCTGCCTGTTGCATCTGTGGACTAATAGGAGGAATCTtaaattttcaatttcttcGTGCTCTGACAAAGAAGTCATCTGCTCTCTATTCTTTGCATCTTACCTCCATGTCTCTTGCATGCATTGGAATTGGTGGTTGCACCCTTTCTTCATGGCTCACTTGTCGGCTAGCCAGCTATGAACAAAGGAGAATGTTCTCAGAAAGGGAACATTCATTGCATCACTCCCATGAAATGGCAGAAAAA AGATTGAGGGGTATTGAAATAACCGACCTGCCCAGCTGCCCGGTGATTCCCCCGACACCAGAGTTACCTCCAAG GAAATGA
- the TMEM196 gene encoding transmembrane protein 196 isoform X4 has product MCTSSQIIGSLLVLSVLEIGLGVSSVAVGAVSFSLVLTEHKPQLGDSSPFLLCGVCGILCAKKKSGLVMILFSACCICGLIGGILNFQFLRALTKKSSALYSLHLTSMSLACIGIGGCTLSSWLTCRLASYEQRRMFSEREHSLHHSHEMAEKRLRGIEITDLPSCPVIPPTPELPPRYAEH; this is encoded by the exons ATGTGCACCAGCAGCCAGATCATCGGGAGCCTCCTGGTGCTCTCCGTGCTGGAGATAGGGTTAGGGGTGTCCAGCGTGGCCGTGGGGGCGGTCAGTTTCAGCCTGGTCCTCACAGAGCATAAACCGCAGCTGGGAGACTCTTCTCCG TTCCTGCTTTGCGGTGTATGCGGAATATTGTGcgccaaaaaaaaatctggactTGTT ATGATACTTTTTTCTGCCTGTTGCATCTGTGGACTAATAGGAGGAATCTtaaattttcaatttcttcGTGCTCTGACAAAGAAGTCATCTGCTCTCTATTCTTTGCATCTTACCTCCATGTCTCTTGCATGCATTGGAATTGGTGGTTGCACCCTTTCTTCATGGCTCACTTGTCGGCTAGCCAGCTATGAACAAAGGAGAATGTTCTCAGAAAGGGAACATTCATTGCATCACTCCCATGAAATGGCAGAAAAA AGATTGAGGGGTATTGAAATAACCGACCTGCCCAGCTGCCCGGTGATTCCCCCGACACCAGAGTTACCTCCAAGGTACGCTGAACACTAG
- the TMEM196 gene encoding transmembrane protein 196 isoform X1 yields MCTSSQIIGSLLVLSVLEIGLGVSSVAVGAVSFSLVLTEHKPQLGDSSPVWSGVCFLLCGVCGILCAKKKSGLVMILFSACCICGLIGGILNFQFLRALTKKSSALYSLHLTSMSLACIGIGGCTLSSWLTCRLASYEQRRMFSEREHSLHHSHEMAEKRLRGIEITDLPSCPVIPPTPELPPRYAEH; encoded by the exons ATGTGCACCAGCAGCCAGATCATCGGGAGCCTCCTGGTGCTCTCCGTGCTGGAGATAGGGTTAGGGGTGTCCAGCGTGGCCGTGGGGGCGGTCAGTTTCAGCCTGGTCCTCACAGAGCATAAACCGCAGCTGGGAGACTCTTCTCCGGTATGGAGCGGGGTGTGT TTCCTGCTTTGCGGTGTATGCGGAATATTGTGcgccaaaaaaaaatctggactTGTT ATGATACTTTTTTCTGCCTGTTGCATCTGTGGACTAATAGGAGGAATCTtaaattttcaatttcttcGTGCTCTGACAAAGAAGTCATCTGCTCTCTATTCTTTGCATCTTACCTCCATGTCTCTTGCATGCATTGGAATTGGTGGTTGCACCCTTTCTTCATGGCTCACTTGTCGGCTAGCCAGCTATGAACAAAGGAGAATGTTCTCAGAAAGGGAACATTCATTGCATCACTCCCATGAAATGGCAGAAAAA AGATTGAGGGGTATTGAAATAACCGACCTGCCCAGCTGCCCGGTGATTCCCCCGACACCAGAGTTACCTCCAAGGTACGCTGAACACTAG
- the TMEM196 gene encoding transmembrane protein 196 isoform X2, which translates to MCTSSQIIGSLLVLSVLEIGLGVSSVAVGAVSFSLVLTEHKPQLGDSSPVWSGFLLCGVCGILCAKKKSGLVMILFSACCICGLIGGILNFQFLRALTKKSSALYSLHLTSMSLACIGIGGCTLSSWLTCRLASYEQRRMFSEREHSLHHSHEMAEKRLRGIEITDLPSCPVIPPTPELPPRYAEH; encoded by the exons ATGTGCACCAGCAGCCAGATCATCGGGAGCCTCCTGGTGCTCTCCGTGCTGGAGATAGGGTTAGGGGTGTCCAGCGTGGCCGTGGGGGCGGTCAGTTTCAGCCTGGTCCTCACAGAGCATAAACCGCAGCTGGGAGACTCTTCTCCGGTATGGAGCGGG TTCCTGCTTTGCGGTGTATGCGGAATATTGTGcgccaaaaaaaaatctggactTGTT ATGATACTTTTTTCTGCCTGTTGCATCTGTGGACTAATAGGAGGAATCTtaaattttcaatttcttcGTGCTCTGACAAAGAAGTCATCTGCTCTCTATTCTTTGCATCTTACCTCCATGTCTCTTGCATGCATTGGAATTGGTGGTTGCACCCTTTCTTCATGGCTCACTTGTCGGCTAGCCAGCTATGAACAAAGGAGAATGTTCTCAGAAAGGGAACATTCATTGCATCACTCCCATGAAATGGCAGAAAAA AGATTGAGGGGTATTGAAATAACCGACCTGCCCAGCTGCCCGGTGATTCCCCCGACACCAGAGTTACCTCCAAGGTACGCTGAACACTAG